CAAACCTTTCCTGTTACTAAAGCACAAGATGCCATTAACACCCTAAGAAAACTCTCAAGAGATGATTTTGGAATTATTTATCTAACCGAAGATATTGCAAGAGAAATTCCTGATACAATTGCTTATTATGACAGTCAAGTTAAGCCTGCAGTCATATTGATTCCAACGCATAAAGGAAGTAATGGTTTAGGAATAAAACGTGTCCAAGACAATGTAGAGAAGGCAGTTGGACAAAATATACTTGAACAAAAATAGAAAGAGATTGTTAAATTAAAGGAGGATAAACTTGAGTCAAGGAAAAATAATTAAAGTTTCAGGGCCCCTAGTAGTAGCATCTGGAATGGAAGATGCCAATATTCAAGATATTTGTCGAGTGGGCCATTTGGGTTTGATTGGTGAAATTATTGAAATGAGACGCGATCAAGCTTCTATTCAGGTATATGAGGAAACATCTGGAATTGGCCCTGGTGAACCAGTAGTGACAACAGGCAGTCCTCTTTCAGTGGAATTAGGGCCTGGATTGATTTCAGAAATGTTTGATGGTATTCAAAGACCTTTAGATCGTTTCAAACAAAGTACTAATAGTGATTTTCTAATTAGAGGAGTTGAGGTTCCAAGCCTCAATCGTGAAAAGACTTGGGATTTCAAAGCACAATTATCAGTAGGAGATCCAGTTGTTGCAGGCGATATTTTAGGTGTTGTAGAAGAAACACGTGTTATTGAACATCGCATTATGGTGCCTTATCCTATTTCAGGAACTTTAAAATCTATTTCTGAAGGGAAATTTACTGTCACTGATATTGTTTATGAAATTGAAAAAGAAGATGGAACACTCTATCAAGGAACGTTAATTCAGAAATGGCCAGTTCGTAGAGCAAGACCAGTTACCAAAAAACTGATACCAGTTGAGCCTCTTATCACAGGTCAACGGGTTATAGATACTTTTTTTCCAGTAACAAAAGGTGGTGCAGCTGCAGTTCCAGGTCCTTTTGGAGCTGGAAAAACGGTTGTGCAACATCAGGTAGCAAAATTTGCGAATGTTGATATTGTTATTTATGTTGGTTGTGGCGAACGTGGAAATGAAATGACGGATGTTCTAAATGAATTTCCAGAATTGATTGATCCAAATACAGGACAATCTATTATGCAACGCACAGTCCTAATTGCCAACACATCTAATATGCCAGTGGCAGCGCGTGAAGCGTCTATTTACACAGGCATAACAATTGCAGAATATTTCCGTGATATGGGTTATTCTGTTGCTATCATGGCTGATTCAACATCACGGTGGGCTGAGGCACTACGTGAAATGTCTGGTCGGCTTGAAGAAATGCCTGGAGATGAGGGTTATCCTGCATATTTAGGTAGCCGTATTGCAGAATATTATGAACGTGCTGGACGTGTTCAAACGCTGGGTGGCGAAGAAAGAGAAGGTACCATTACAGCCATTGGAGCCGTTTCGCCACCAGGAGGTGATATTTCAGAACCAGTCACACAAAATACCTTACGTATTGTTAAGGTGTTCTGGGGTCTAGATGCACCTTTAGCACAAAGAAGGCATTTTCCAGCCATTAATTGGTTAACATCCTATTCACTTTATAAAGATGAAATTGGAAAATATATTAACAAAGCGCAAGAAACAAATTGGGCTCAAAAAGTCTCTAAAGCAATGAATATTCTCCAAAGAGAAGCTAGTCTTGAAGAAATTGTTCGGCTCGTGGGTCTTGATTCGCTGTCCGAACAAGATCGGTTAACAATGGCAGTTGCTCGTCAGATTCGTGAAGACTATCTTCAACAAAATGCTTTTGATAGTGTTGATACTTTTACGTCATTTGCTAAGCAAGAAGCTATGTTAACGAATATTTTAACGTTTAACAAAGAGGCTTCTAAAGCATTAGAATTAGGTGCTTACTTTAGTGAGATAATGGAAGGGACAGCTAGCATTAGAGATAAAATTGCTAGAAGTAAATATATACCAGAAGATCAATTAGAGGAGATTAAATCCTTATCGGATGTTCTAAAAACGGATATTCACCATGTTTTAGAAAAGGGAGGAATTTAGATGAGTGTTCTTAAAGAATATCGAACGGTCAGCGAAGTTGTCGGCCCTTTGATGATTGTAGATCAGGTTTCAGGTGTTCATTACAATGAATTAGTGGAAATCAAATTGCATGATGGTGAAATACGTCAAGGACAAGTATTAGAAGTCCAAGAAGATAAAGCTATGGTTCAGTTATTTGAAGGTTCCAGTGGTATTAATTTAGCAAAAGCAAAAGTTAGATTTACTGGACATCCACTAGAATTAGCTGTTTCAGAAGATATGGTTGGTCGAATTTTTGATGGAATGGGAAATCCAATAGATGGAGGTCCTGAACTAATTCCAGAAAAATATTTGGATATAGATGGCCAAGCCATTAATCCTGTTGCAAGAGATTATCCTGATGAATTTATTCAAACAGGCATTTCAGCAATTGATCACCTGAATACACTTGTGCGTGGACAAAAACTTCCTGTGTTTTCTGGTTCTGGTCTCCCACATAATGAACTAGCAGCGCAGATTGCTCGTCAATCCACTGTTTTGAATTCTGATGAAAACTTTGCTGTGGTCTTTGCAGCTATGGGAATTACTTTTGAAGAAGCAGAATTTTTTATGAATGACCTTCGTGAGACTGGTGCCATTGATCGTTCAGTTTTATTTGTTAATTTAGCTAATGATCCTGCTATTGAAAGAATCGCAACGCCAAGAATTGCCTTAACGACAGCTGAATATTTAGCCTATGAAAAAGACATGCATGTTCTTGTCATCATGACAGACATGACCAATTATTGTGAAGCTTTACGTGAAGTTTCTGCAGCTAGACGAGAAGTTCCAGGTCGTCGTGGCTATCCAGGTTACCTATATACAAACTTATCAACCCTTTATGAACGTGCCGGACGATTAGTGGGGAAAAAAGGCTCTGTAACTCAAATTCCTATTTTAACCATGCCTGAAGATGATATCACACATCCAATTCCTGACTTAACTGGCTATATTACCGAAGGACAAATTATTCTATCACATGAATTGTACAATAGTGGTTATCGTCCACCAATTAATGTCTTACCTTCCTTATCTCGTCTGAAAGATAAAGGCTCTGGTGAGGGAAAAACACGAGTTGATCATGCAGCTACAATGAACCAACTTTTTGCTGCTTATGCACAAGGAAAGCAAGCAAAAGAGTTAGCTGTTGTTTTGGGTGAATCTGCTTTATCAGAAACAGATAAAAAATACGTACGATTCACAGATCGTTTTGAAGAAGACTATATTAACCAAGGATTCTTTACAAATCGAAGTATTGAAGAAAGTATAGATCTTGGTTGGGAATTATTAACAATCTTGCCTAGGACGGAATTAAAACGAATTAAAGACGATATGTTAGATCAATACCTCCCTAAAGTACAAAAAGAAGATGACTAGTACAAAAACGGCAGTAATTAAAGGAGGTTGAAATAGTGGCTCGATTAAATGTAAAACCCACACGCATGGAGTTAAGTAATCTCAAAACACGATTAAAGACGGCTACTAGAGGTCATAAATTATTAAAAGATAAACGTGATGAACTGATGAGACATTTTGTTGATCTTATTAAAGAAAATAATGATTTAAGACAAGAGGTTGAGAGAGATTTGGCTTCTAATATGCAAGACTTTGTATTAGCAAAGTCTCAAGAAAATGATTTGATGGTGGAAGAACTCTTTGCAGTTCCCTTTCAAGAAGTTGATCTTTTCATTGAAACGGAAAATATTATGAGTGTCAATGTTCCTAAATTTCATGTTAATACAAATCAGCACGATGATAATAAAGGCGAATTTTCTTACAGTTTTTTGTCTTCAAATAGTGAAATGGACGAGACAATTTCAAAGATTGAATCTTTACAATCTAAAATGTTAAGATTGGCAGAAGTTGAGAAGACCTGTCAATTAATGGCGGATGAAATTGAAAAAACAAGACGTAGAGTTAATGGCTTAGAGTATGCTATTATTCCACAGCTAGAAGAAACCATTCATTATATTGAACTTAAACTAGAAGAAGCTGAGCGAGCAAATCTTGTTAGAATCATGAAAGTAAAATAATTGAAGCCCCCTTTTGCATTCCACAAGAGGGGGCTGAAATTTGTTTCAAAAAATAATAAAAAGAGAGACATTTTGAAAGTTTAATCAGAATAATAAATAGGTATTGAAAGCGTTTTATAATAGCTTATAATGATCCTGTAAGAAAGTGAAAGGAGAAAAAATGACTCATACTTGGACAAAAGAAGAATTGTTAAAACAGATAGGACAAGGTATAATCGTCTCTTGTCAAGCTCTGCCAGGAGAACCTATGTATCTTGAAAGTGGAGGGGTAATGCCTCTATTTGCTAAAGCAGCAGAAGAAGCTGGTGCAGTTGGGATTCGTGCTAATTCTGTTCGTGATATTTTAGAAATTAAAGCAGTAACACGTTTACCAATCATTGGGATTATAAAAAAAGACTATTTGCCTGAAGAACCTTATATCACTGCAACAATGGCTGAAGTTGATCAGTTGGCCAATTTGAATATAGCTGTTATTGCTTTAGATTGTACAAAGCGTCAAAGACACGACGGAAAAACAATTCCTGAAATAATAGCTCAGATTAAAGAAAAATACCCACAACAGTTACTAATGGCTGATGTAAGTACCTATGAAGAGGGGCTAGTAGCATATGAAGCAGGGGTAGACTTTGTTGGGACAACTTTATCAGGATATACCTCATACAGTAGACAACTTGATGGACCAGATCTTGAGTTAATGAAAGCATTGAAAAGATACGGAATATCGGTGATTGCAGAAGGGAAAATACATTCTTTAGAAGATTTGAAGAATGTCAAAAGAATAGGAGTTGCAGGAATAGTAGTTGGTGGAGCTATCACACGGCCAAAAGAAATTGCCCAACGTTTTATTCAAGCATTTGAGGAAGGAAAATAAGATGGATTTTAAGAAATTTTCAAAACTTGGTCAGGCATTTATGCTACCAATATCTATTTTACCGGTAGCAGGTTTGCTTCTTGGTATTGGTGGTGCCTTATCAAACAGTAATGCCATTGCTCAGTTTCCAGTTTTAAATCAAGCATGGTTGCAAGCTATCTTTACAATTATGAGTACTGCTGGCAATGCTGTTTTTTCAAATATTGCTTTGATTTTTGCTATTGGTGTTGCTGTTGGATTAGCAAATGGTGATAAAGGAACAGCTGGATTATCTGGTGGGGTAGCCTATCTTGTTTTTACAGCGACAATTAGTGGTTTTTTAAGCCTCTACTCACCAAAAGATGCCAAAATCGATACTGGAGTTTTGGGTGCATTAACCATCGGGCTTATTGTTGCCTATCTACATAATCGCTATCGTAAAATTGAACTTCCTGCCTTTCTTGGATTTTTTGGAGGTTCACGCTTTATTCCAATTGTTTCTTCTTTTGCAGCGATTGCAATTGGTTCTATTTTTTATGTCATATGGCCCTCCTATACAACAACTACTAGTCGATTTTGGTGAACGCATTGCACAAATGGGAAGTATTGGAACCTTTTTATATGGTTTCTTCCTTAGACTTACTGGAGCAGTCGGCCTTCACCATACAATCTATCCAATGTTCTGGTATACGTCACTTGGCGGTACGGAAGTTGTTGCCGGTAAAACAATCGAAGGAGCTCAAAATATTTTCTTCGCCCAACTTGCTGATTCTCATCATACAGGTTTATTTACTTATGGAACACGTTTCTTTGCAGGACGATTTGCAACAATGATGTTTGGATTACCAGCAGCTTGTTTAGCTATGTGTCATTCCATTCCAAAAGAAAATCTCAAAAAAGTGGGAAGTTTCTATTCAAGTAGTGCTTTAACATCTCTATTGACTGGGATTACAGAACCTATTGAATTTTCATTCTTATTTGTAGCACCATGGTTATATGTTATTCATGCTTTTTTAGATGGTTGTTCATTCTTAGTAGCTGACCTTTTAAAAATAAGAATTGGTAATTCATTTTCTGGTGGTCTTATTGATTTCTTGATATTTGGGGTATTTCAAGGAAATAGCCATACAAACTGGATGCTTGTGATTCCTGTTGGAATTGTGTGGTTTGCTGTTTATTATGTCGTCTTTAAATTCTGTGTCACTAAGTTCAAAGTAGCTGTACCAGGCATGATAAGTACGCTTGAAGAAAAAGATAGCAGTGATAATCCAGAAGTATCTTCAAGTCAAAAACAAAGTTCTTTGCATGAGACATCTATGGGAATCATTACTGCACTTGGTGGTGAATCAAATATCGAGGACGTAACAGCTTGTGCTACACGTTTACGTGTTTCTTTAAAAGAAAGCCAAGTTGTTGATAAAGATAGATTAAAAATGTACGGTGCAACAGCTGTATTAGACGTTAAGAATGGTGTTCAAGCAATTTATGGTGGCAAGGCTATTCTTTATAGTCAAGAAATTAATCAGATTCTTGGAAAAGAAGACTAAAAAACTGAGCTAGAGCTCAGTTTTTTTCTCTAAAGTTTCATTGAATAACTGTTCTTTTTTGACTTTGTTTATGGCAAAAAAATAGGCATACAGTATGTCAATCATGATAAGCAAAGGTAGTTGTGGAGAAACACGATTCCCATAATTAAGGTGGTGAGCTGAAGCAACGGTGAGCCATTCACTATAAATAAACTCATCAGGAGGTTTTTTTGTCGTTAATAAGACAGTTTTGATTCCCTTTTGAGCAACATAACTTAATGAGTGTATGACAGATTGGGTTTCTCCAGAAATGGAAAAACCGATAACAAGACTTTTTTCGGATAAAATGGTTTTTGCCCATTTAAAGCTATCACTATCTGAAAAAGCATCACAGATAACACCAAGTCTCATAAAACGAAGTTTAAGCTCTTGGGCAACAAGGCCTGAACTTCCTTTCCCAAAGAAATAGACTCTATCAGCTTTTTCAATCATTTCTGCAATCAGTTGTAATTGATCTTCATCTACTAATCGATAAGTTTTCGAGATAATCTGATCATAATCTAGCAGTACTTGTTTTGTTAAATGTCTGTTAAAGGGTTGTAAATCATCATTTTTACTGGCGATGCAAGTTAAATAATCATAGACAAATTCACGATATCCACTGTAATGACATTTCTTTGCAAATCTTGTTAGTGCTGCAGGTGAAACATGCAGTTTTTGTGTGATTTGTTCGGTATTAATACTTTCTTTAGTAAGATGGTGCGTCAAAAAATAGGTTGCAATATCAACTTCTAAAGCTGTCATATTAGGGATAGCTTCTTCGATGGTTATGTATATTTTATCTAAATCTTGTATCCCCATTTAAACTCCCACTTATAACTATAATTAAGTATTTTCACTTTATTATAACATAAACGGGAATAAAAAAGCGCTCTCATTTTAGCTGACAAAGATCTTATAAAAAAGCTAAATGAGTGGCATTGTAAAATATGTTATAATGTCCTATACAAGACTTAAAAGCAGAAAGAGGGAGAAAAATGATGATATTTGATACCCATACTCATCTGAATGTTGACCAATTTTTAGATAGAGTTGATGATGAATTAGCAATTGCAAAAGAACTAGGTGTTTATTATCATAATGTTGTTGGCTTTGATCACGAAACCATTTCTCACGCTCTTAGTCTAAGTCAGAAATATTCTGAAATTTATGCTTCGATAGGGTGGCATCCCACAGAAGCTGGTTCATATAGCAGTGAAATTGAGAGACTAATCACTTCTCATCTAGGAGATCCAAAAGTTGTTGCTTTAGGTGAGATTGGCTTGGATTATCATTGGATGGAAGATCCAAAAGAAGTTCAAATAGAGGTTTTTAAACGTCAAATTCAACTGTCTAAAGATTATAATTTACCTTTTATTGTTCATACGAGAGATGCTTTAGAAGACACCTATGACGTCATTAAATCTGAAGGAGTTGGTCCTAGAGGTGGCATCATGCATTCTTATTCAGGCTCATTAGAAATGGCGCAAAAATTTATTGATTTAGGTATGATGATATCATTCTCAGGTGTCGTGACTTTTAAAAAAGCGTTGGATGTTCAGGATGCGGCTAAACACATACCATTAGATAAACTTTTAGTAGAAACAGATGCGCCTTATCTTGCTCCTGTTCCAAAACGTGGAAAAGAAAATCATACGGCTTATACGCGTTATGTTGTTGACAAAATTGCTGAACTCAGAGGTATTTCTCAAGAAGAAGTCGCACAAATGACTTGTCAAAATGCAAAGAGGATTTTTCAACTTGACTAACAAACAAAAAATTCAAGAAATTATAGTAGTCGAAGGAAAGGATGATACAGCAAATCTTCGACGATTTTATGATGTTGACACTTATGAAACGAGAGGTTCAGCTATTGATGATGATGATTTAGAACGCATTGATCGTTTGAATGAACAACGCGGAGTCATCGTTTTTACAGACCCTGATTTTAATGGCGAACGGATTAGAAAAAAAATAATGCAAGCTGTACCAACTGCAAAGCATGCTTTTTTAAATAGAGATGAAGCCAAACCAAAGTCAAAAACAAAAGGTCGTTCATTAGGGGTCGAACATGCAAGTTTTGAAGACTTACAACGATCTTTAGAAAAAATGATTAATCACTATGAACAAAATAATTCTATTTTTGACATCACTTCAACTGATCTCATTCAACTAGGTTTACTAATGAGTGACGATAGCCGAAAACGACGAGAGTTTCTTGGCGAAAATTTAAGAATAGGTTATTGTAATGGCAAACAATTACTCAAGAGGTTGGAACTGTTTGGAATCACAAAGACTGAATTAAGATCAGTCATGCAGTCATTTGAAAATAATGGAAAATAGATACTATTGTGAATAAAGATGGACTGTCATCAGAATAAGAAAGGAATGAGCAGTTAGCTCAATTAATTATGAGAATTGCAGATTATAGTGTTACAAGGGCAGTCTTAGAGAGACATGGATTTACATTTAAAAAATCTTTCGGTCAAAATTTCTTAACAGATACTAATATTCTACAAAAAATTGTAGATACTGCTGAGATTGATAAAAGAGTTAATGTTTTGGAAATTGGTCCAGGAATCGGAGCATTGACAGAATTTTTAGCTGAAAATGCAGCAGAAGTAATGGCTTTTGAGATTGATGATAGATTAATACCAATTTTAGAGGATACTTTAGGGCATTTTGACAATGTCCAAATAGTTAACCAAGATATTTTGAAAGCTGATTTACAGACACAGTTAAAACGGTTTAAGAATCCTGATTTACCACTTAAAGTAGTGGCTAATTTGCCTTATTATATTACGACTCCGATATTAATGCATTTGATAGAATCAAAAGTTCCTTTTCAAGAATTTGTTGTCATGATGCAAAAAGAAGTGGCTGATCGTATTTCTGCTTTGCCAAATTCAAAAGCTTATGGTTCATTATCAATAGCAGTTCAATATTATATGACAGCAAAGGTAGCATTTGTTGTACCAAAAACGGTGTTTGTACCTGCTCCAAACGTAGATTCTGCTATTTTAAAAATGACAAGACGAGAAGAACCACTTGTTAAAGTAGAAAATGAAGATTTTCTTTTTAGAGTTGCTAAGGCTAGCTTTGCACATAGAAGAAAAACGTTATGGAATAATCTAACAAGTCATTTTGGGAAAAGTGATGAGATAAAACTCAAATTAACTAAAGCACTTGAAGAAGCAGAAATTGAACCAAGTATCAGAGGAGAAGCACTCTCCATTGAATCTTTTGGGAAATTGGCTGACGCTTTAATACATAAAGGTTTATGATGAAAGACAATTCATGACATCACAGCTTCCATTCATGATAAACTGACAATATTTTAAAAAAAGTCGCCATACTATTATTAGTCGTTGCGACGAACTCATCATTATTTAAAAAGAATCTCAACGGATTGAGACTTTAATAAATAAGAGATTGATTTAGTCTTTTATGGGGAAATAGACTAGAGGTAGCTGTTATTTAGAATTGGGGATGTGCTCAAGTTAATCTATTATGGGATGAGATTTATGTAGGAATGATTAGAATTACATGGAGTAATTAGGGATACTCAAAAAAGGTAAGACTACTCTTAAACGACTAGTATGGGGAACTAGTAATTACTAAAAATAGATTTTCGTTTTTGTTGAGAAAAGATGGTTTTTAACCTAATTTTTAAATATGATTCAAAATCGAGTAGAATATCTACTCGATTTTTTGTTTCATAGATTAACCTACTGTTTTAAAGGAGAATTTTTGATATAATAGACCATGTAATATATTGGTATTTTGCTATTAAAACATAGAATGTTAGGAGTTCATTTGCAAGGAAAAATTATTAAGTCTCTGGCTGGGTTTTATTATGTTGAGTCTGAAAGTCGTGTTTACCAAACAAGAGCACGTGGTAATTTTCGAAAAAAAGGACATAAGCCTTATGTTGGGGACAATGTTGAATTCTCTGCAGAAGATAATTCTGAAGGTTATATCCTTGAAATAAAAGAGCGTTCAAATAGTTTAGTCAGACCGCCAATTGTTAATATAGACCAGGCTGTTGTTATTATGTCAGCAAAAGAGCCAGACTTTAATCAAAATCTCTTGGATCGTTTCTTGATTTTGCTAGAGCATAGAAGGATAAAGCCAGTTATTTATATTTCTAAAATGGATCTTCTTTCCAACATTTCAGATATGCAATTAATCAAAAAAGAATATGAGCATATTGGGTACCCCTTTGTATTAACAATGTCTGATTTAATTCCGCTTTTAGCTGGAAAAGTGACAGTTTTTATGGGGCAAACGGGTGTTGGGAAATCGACTTTATTAAATCGTTTAGTCCCAGAGTTGAAATTAGAAACAGGTGAAATATCAGATAGCTTAGGTCGAGGTCGACATACCACTAGAGCGGTAACTCTATTTGATGCTTATAATGGGAAAATTGCTGATACACCAGGATTTTCATCACTCGATTATGAAATCAATAATCCCTCAGATCTCAATGAATCCTTTCCTGATATCCGTCATTTGAGTCACCAATGTAAGTTTCGTTCTTGCACGCATACACATGAGCCTAAATGTGCTGTTAAAAAAGCATTAGAAACGGGTCAATTATCAAAAAAACGTTACCAAAATTATCTTCAATTTTTAAGTGAAATTGAAAATCGTCGTGAAACTTATCAAAAAGTCATAAAAAGAAAGTAGGAAATCATGTCAGTCAATAAAATCGCACCATCAATTTTAGCTGCAGATTATGCTAATTTTGCTTCAGAATTAGCTAGGATTGAAGAAACTAATGCTGAATATGTTCATATCGATATTATGGATGGACAATTTGTACCAAACATCAGTTTTGGTGCGGATGTTGTTGCAAGCATGAGGAAACATTCTAAATTGGTTTTTGACTGTCACTTAATGGTGGTCAATCCAGAACGTTATATCACCTCATTTGCTCAAGCAGGAGCGGATATTATGACTATTCATGTGGAGTCAACAAATCATATTCACGGTGCTTTACAAAAAATTAAGGCTTCAGGAATGAAGGCAGGTGTTGTAATCAATCCAGGAACTCCTGTTGAAGCTTTAAAACCATTGCTTGCTATTGTTGATCAAGTTCTTATCATGACCGTTAATCCAGGATTTGGAGGACAAGCTTTTATTGAGGATTGCTTGGATAAAGTGAAAGCTGTCTCTAAATTGCGAGAAGAGCTTATGCTTGATTTTGACATCGAAGTTGATGGTGGTGTTGACAATCAAACCATTTCATCTTGCAAAAAAGCAGGTGCAAATGTCTTTGTGGCAGGATCTTATTTGTTTAAAGCAAAAGATCTTGTCAGTCAAGTCCAAACACTAAGAGAGGCTTTGAATGACTGATATTGCTTTATTTGTTGGCGGAGATTTAGATTTTTACACTGGACAATTTGATCTTTATGTTGGTGTGGATAGAGGTAGCCTATTTTTACTAAAAAATGGGCTTTCTTTGGATTATGCCATAGGAGATTTTGACTCTGTTTCTTCTGATGAATTTTCGAATATAAAAGAGAAAGCAAATTTTCTTTTAGTTGCACCAAAAGAAAAAAATGATACAGACACTGAACTGGCTATAAAAACAATATTTAAGACATATCCAGATGCTAAAATGACTATATTTGGAGCATTTGGCGGTAGAATTGATCATATGCTATCAAATTTATTTCTACCAGGTGATCTAGATATTTTTCCTTATTTGCAACAAATTAAGTTATCTGATCAGCAAAATGAAGTTTCTTATTTCCCGCCAGGAACTCACAAGATAGAGCATTGTGAAGGTATGAAGTATGTTTCTTTTATGACAGAACAAGAAAGTACACTTGTCATAAAGGATGCTAAATATAATCTAGATGATTCTAATTATTTTCAAAAAAAGATTTATTCAAGTAATGAATTTATTGGCAAACCAATTGAAGTTAATGTTGGATCAGGCTATTTAATTGTGATACAAAGTAAAGATAGGTAAAATATGCAAATGATGATTCTCATTACTGTTTTTATCAGTATTTTAATAACTATTTTAGTTTATTTAAAATTAGATCAATTGAAACAGACATTTTCACGACAACTTGAAGACCATGCTGATAATTTATCAGACCAATTATCTTATCAACTTAATTTATTTGAAAAGACGCAGTCGGTTGTATTGACAGAACAAATTTCGCGTTTACAAAGTGACCTTTATCAACAGTTAAATGATATCCGAGACGTCCTTTACCAAAGTACAAATGAAACGAGAGATAAGACAGATAATCGTCTTGACTTGATGAATAAAGAACTCGTTAATTCTGTTGAAAAATTACAATTTTCAAATGAAAAACGGTTAGAAGAGATGCGTCAAACTGTTGAGGAAAAATTGGAAAAAACATTACAAACAAGGCTTCACGCATCATTTGAAACAGTCTCTAAGCAATTAGAAAGTGTTAACCAAGGTCTTGGAGAAATGAAAAGTGTTGCACGTGATGTGGGGACACTTAATAAAGTTCTATCAAATACTAAAACAAGAGGTATTCTAGGTGAGCTTCAATTGGGTCAAATTTTAGAAGATATTTTAACCATTAACCAATACGAAAGAGAATTTGCTACGGTTTCAGGATCTAGCGAACGAGTTGAATATGCTGTGAAATTACCAGGAAACAGCCAAGGAGATTATGTTTATCTACCAATAGATTCAAAATTTCCACTGGAGGACTATTATCGTTTAGAAGATGCTTATGAGCTTGGAGATAAAACTCAAATTGATTTATGTCGCAAAGCCTTATTAACGAGTGTAAAGCGTTTTGCAAAAGATATCCAAAAGAAATACTTAAATCCACCAGAAACAACAAACTTTGGTATTATGTTTTTACCAACTGAAGGCTTGTATTCTGAAGTAGTTCGCAACGCATCATTTTTTGATAATCTTCGTCGAGATGAGAATATTGTAGTTGCAGGCCCGTCAACATTGTCAGCTTTACTCAATTCATTATCTGTAGGTTTTAAAACATTGAATATACAAAAAAACGCAGATGATATTAGTAAAATTCTTGGAAATGTCAAAGTTGAATTCGAGAAATTTGGAAATTTACTGGTTAAAGCTCAAAAACAAATTAACACAGCAAATAACACATTGGATTCTTTGATTTCAACAAGGACAAATGCTATTATAAGAGCTTT
This Streptococcus urinalis 2285-97 DNA region includes the following protein-coding sequences:
- the rmuC gene encoding DNA recombination protein RmuC translates to MQMMILITVFISILITILVYLKLDQLKQTFSRQLEDHADNLSDQLSYQLNLFEKTQSVVLTEQISRLQSDLYQQLNDIRDVLYQSTNETRDKTDNRLDLMNKELVNSVEKLQFSNEKRLEEMRQTVEEKLEKTLQTRLHASFETVSKQLESVNQGLGEMKSVARDVGTLNKVLSNTKTRGILGELQLGQILEDILTINQYEREFATVSGSSERVEYAVKLPGNSQGDYVYLPIDSKFPLEDYYRLEDAYELGDKTQIDLCRKALLTSVKRFAKDIQKKYLNPPETTNFGIMFLPTEGLYSEVVRNASFFDNLRRDENIVVAGPSTLSALLNSLSVGFKTLNIQKNADDISKILGNVKVEFEKFGNLLVKAQKQINTANNTLDSLISTRTNAIIRALNTIESYQDQDTKSLLDLPILENEENHEN
- a CDS encoding thiamine diphosphokinase; translation: MTDIALFVGGDLDFYTGQFDLYVGVDRGSLFLLKNGLSLDYAIGDFDSVSSDEFSNIKEKANFLLVAPKEKNDTDTELAIKTIFKTYPDAKMTIFGAFGGRIDHMLSNLFLPGDLDIFPYLQQIKLSDQQNEVSYFPPGTHKIEHCEGMKYVSFMTEQESTLVIKDAKYNLDDSNYFQKKIYSSNEFIGKPIEVNVGSGYLIVIQSKDR
- the rsgA gene encoding ribosome small subunit-dependent GTPase A, giving the protein MQGKIIKSLAGFYYVESESRVYQTRARGNFRKKGHKPYVGDNVEFSAEDNSEGYILEIKERSNSLVRPPIVNIDQAVVIMSAKEPDFNQNLLDRFLILLEHRRIKPVIYISKMDLLSNISDMQLIKKEYEHIGYPFVLTMSDLIPLLAGKVTVFMGQTGVGKSTLLNRLVPELKLETGEISDSLGRGRHTTRAVTLFDAYNGKIADTPGFSSLDYEINNPSDLNESFPDIRHLSHQCKFRSCTHTHEPKCAVKKALETGQLSKKRYQNYLQFLSEIENRRETYQKVIKRK
- a CDS encoding TatD family hydrolase yields the protein MMIFDTHTHLNVDQFLDRVDDELAIAKELGVYYHNVVGFDHETISHALSLSQKYSEIYASIGWHPTEAGSYSSEIERLITSHLGDPKVVALGEIGLDYHWMEDPKEVQIEVFKRQIQLSKDYNLPFIVHTRDALEDTYDVIKSEGVGPRGGIMHSYSGSLEMAQKFIDLGMMISFSGVVTFKKALDVQDAAKHIPLDKLLVETDAPYLAPVPKRGKENHTAYTRYVVDKIAELRGISQEEVAQMTCQNAKRIFQLD
- the rsmA gene encoding 16S rRNA (adenine(1518)-N(6)/adenine(1519)-N(6))-dimethyltransferase RsmA: MRIADYSVTRAVLERHGFTFKKSFGQNFLTDTNILQKIVDTAEIDKRVNVLEIGPGIGALTEFLAENAAEVMAFEIDDRLIPILEDTLGHFDNVQIVNQDILKADLQTQLKRFKNPDLPLKVVANLPYYITTPILMHLIESKVPFQEFVVMMQKEVADRISALPNSKAYGSLSIAVQYYMTAKVAFVVPKTVFVPAPNVDSAILKMTRREEPLVKVENEDFLFRVAKASFAHRRKTLWNNLTSHFGKSDEIKLKLTKALEEAEIEPSIRGEALSIESFGKLADALIHKGL
- the rpe gene encoding ribulose-phosphate 3-epimerase, whose protein sequence is MSVNKIAPSILAADYANFASELARIEETNAEYVHIDIMDGQFVPNISFGADVVASMRKHSKLVFDCHLMVVNPERYITSFAQAGADIMTIHVESTNHIHGALQKIKASGMKAGVVINPGTPVEALKPLLAIVDQVLIMTVNPGFGGQAFIEDCLDKVKAVSKLREELMLDFDIEVDGGVDNQTISSCKKAGANVFVAGSYLFKAKDLVSQVQTLREALND
- the rnmV gene encoding ribonuclease M5; this translates as MQRGFFNLTNKQKIQEIIVVEGKDDTANLRRFYDVDTYETRGSAIDDDDLERIDRLNEQRGVIVFTDPDFNGERIRKKIMQAVPTAKHAFLNRDEAKPKSKTKGRSLGVEHASFEDLQRSLEKMINHYEQNNSIFDITSTDLIQLGLLMSDDSRKRREFLGENLRIGYCNGKQLLKRLELFGITKTELRSVMQSFENNGK